TACGTTGGCTTTTTTCATTCTATCTTTAATCATCCATCTACCTAAACCCAGAAAATTCATTTTAGACAATGGTCCTTTTTCCAATCCTCCTTTTTGCAGGCGTTGAAGTCCCCAGAAAGTGAAGTAAAGCGATGCTTCCATCCCCATGGAAAGTGCCCCGTTAGCTATAATAAGTGCGCTGTATATCTTATCCATATCTCCACTGTGGACTATAATTGTGGCTTTATCAGTCATTTTCTCACCTTATTTACGGATTTTAATTGTCCATATTCCATTTTCTTCCTGAACATCTATTAACTCCAGACCTAAAGCTTCAACAGCCATTGGAATCTCTTTTTTGGAAGCGGGATGAGTTCCAGTTACTTTGACTATATCCCCTTCTCGAGCTTTTTTTAATGCTTTTCGAACTTCTACTAAAGGTACAGGGCATGTTTCTCCCTTCACATCTACTTTTATTTCTGACATGGGATCACCATTTTAATAATATATTACATTTAAAACAAGATATATTTTTGGATATAATGTAAAAAAATTAATATGATGATTTATCTGGATATTTAAGATACAAATATCGCCCTAATCAAAAAAAAGATGTGACGATATTGGTAAAAAATTTTATTTCCTGTTAAAGGATATTTGTAATAACTTGACCCCTGAAACATCACGTAAAATTATCTGATAAATTTTTATCATCACAATTAGTTAATATCTTTTTCACTACCTTAATTAAAGCATTAACTCCAATTTGTCGAACTTTAGTGTCATCGTCATCCAGTAATGCTATTAATCTACGTAGATGTCCCTTTTCCATGGAAGTTATGGCATAAAAACTTGCTAATCTTTGTAATGAATCATTTTTACTAAATTCCAGATTCTGTAGATGAAAGTAAGAAGTTATTTCATGTTTAATTAATTTTTTATTGTGAAAACCTTTATTTTCATCTAAATATGGGGCCCTTTTATCTATCCTGAAGTTAAAAGTGTGGAACCAGCATAAAAATTTATTAAATAAGTTAGCTGGGAGAATCATCATTTGAGTATCATCAGTTTCTGGAACTGTAGAAACTTTTCTATCCTGGGAGAAAATAGAAAAACTAAATTTAGATCGGACAACATCAAACTTAATTGTATCATTTAGTTTAGATAATATGTCCTCAAATATTTCAATTATCTCTATTTTGTAAATTTCTGCAGAAATTGAATCCAGTGAATGATCTGCAAATTCACTAAAACTTTCTCTATTATGCAACATGTTTTTTAACTCTTTAATGATAAGTTTTTGAATTGACTCATCATCCATCAAGAAAAATAATTTTCCTAATGCAGATGCCCTTATATCTCCATTTTTATGAGATATAAGTATTAAAATGATCTCTAAACTCTTTTTTAATTCCTGATTTTGAGTATATTGAATTATATTGCTGAAGATTTCTTTTAACTCTTTAAGGTCGTGTTTATATGGATAATTCTCGTATATATCATTTTCAGTGCTGTTAGAATACTTTATAGCTTCATTTATGAGCATAAATATTTTCATAAGCGATTTTAACCACATAACAATTTTCCCCAACACTTAGTTATTTGTAGTATAATATTATTATTAAGTATAATTTTATTATTACTGGTTATTAAACATTATGATACCAAACTGGACTGTATATCAATTTGAATGATGCTCCAGGATATACCGGTGAATCAGAAAAAAGGTGCGTTAGCTTGCAAAATTTTCAATTTTTGATTCGCAAACACCACGTGTTTACTGACCCAAAAACAGATTTTAGGGAGTTTTAAAAATTTTTATTATGAAGTTGAAAAGTGCTATGCAACATTTATATACTATTAATTTATAATGATTATACATGAGAAATGGAGGTACATTATGATCGAAATTCGCTTTCATGGACGTGGAGGACAGGGTGTAGTCACCGCTGCTGAGATTTTAGCAAAAGCTGCATTTGAAGATGGAAAATATTGCCAGGCGTTTCCGTTCTTCGGAGCTGAGCGGAAAGGTGCCCCTATCGTGGCGTTTTCAAGAATAGACAACAAACCAATAAGAAGAAGATATCAAATTTATAACCCTGATTATGTTATCGTATTAGATGATACTCTTTTAAAAGCTGTAGATGTATTATCTGGGCTTAAGGAAGGTGGAAAAGTAATTGTAAATACACAAAAAGATGTAGATCTTGGAGATAACATAGATTCTTATAATATTGACGCCACTGGAATTGCACTTGACATTTTAGGAGTTCCAATAGTAAATACCGTTATGTTAGGAGCATTTGCAAGTGCAACCGGTGAAGTTACACTTGATTCCATTGTAAAGATAACTAAAGAAACTTTCCCTGGAAAAATAGGTGAAAAGAATGCTGAAGCTGCAAAAATAGCATTTGAGGAAATTAAAAAATCTCCTGGAAAAATAGGTGAAAAGAGTGCTGAAGCTGCAAAAATAGCATCTGAACAAATTAACAAATAAAGGTGATTTTATGACAGCCATAATCGGAACTGTTCGAGAACCTGGAAGCAGTACTAAAAACAAAACAGGCAGTTGGAGAGTATTTAAACCAATTTTAGATGAAGAAAAGTGTATAAATTGTGAAAATTGTTTCTTATTCTGTCCAGAAGGATGTGTAAATAAGGATAATGAAATTGATTACGATTACT
This portion of the Methanobacterium sp. genome encodes:
- the porC gene encoding pyruvate synthase subunit PorC, giving the protein MIEIRFHGRGGQGVVTAAEILAKAAFEDGKYCQAFPFFGAERKGAPIVAFSRIDNKPIRRRYQIYNPDYVIVLDDTLLKAVDVLSGLKEGGKVIVNTQKDVDLGDNIDSYNIDATGIALDILGVPIVNTVMLGAFASATGEVTLDSIVKITKETFPGKIGEKNAEAAKIAFEEIKKSPGKIGEKSAEAAKIASEQINK
- the porD gene encoding pyruvate synthase subunit PorD, whose product is MTAIIGTVREPGSSTKNKTGSWRVFKPILDEEKCINCENCFLFCPEGCVNKDNEIDYDYCKGCGICAQECPVKAIKMERD
- a CDS encoding sulfurtransferase TusA family protein, with amino-acid sequence MSEIKVDVKGETCPVPLVEVRKALKKAREGDIVKVTGTHPASKKEIPMAVEALGLELIDVQEENGIWTIKIRK
- a CDS encoding DsrE/DsrF/DrsH-like family protein, producing the protein MTDKATIIVHSGDMDKIYSALIIANGALSMGMEASLYFTFWGLQRLQKGGLEKGPLSKMNFLGLGRWMIKDRMKKANVAPLERLLNDFKELGGKIIACEMTMEIMGVKKEELQENLIDDYGAVGTYIQEARDSKITLFI